The Streptomyces sp. NBC_01276 genome contains the following window.
CTACCCCGATCCGTCCATCCCCGGGTACGTCCGGTACTGGAACGGCGCTGCCTGGGTCCCCGGTACGAGCCGCCCCGCCGCCTCCGTCGCCCCGGCGCCCACCCCCGCCGCGGCGCCCGCCCCTGCCGCGGCGTTCGCCTCGGCCTCGGCCTCGGCCTCGGCGCCGGCTCCCGCGTCCGCTTCCGCGTCGGTGTCCGGACCCGCTCCCGTGGACGAGACGGGGCCGGTGTTCCTCGACGAAACCTCCGCGACCGAGGCGCTGACCGGGCCGCGGACCGGCGTCGGCCCCGGCCTCGGCGCGGGTCCCGGAGCCGTCCCCGGACCGGGACCGGATTGCGATCCGGCGGGCTGGCAGGCCGACCCCCTCCACCAGGCCGGCTTCGGCGGCCCCCGCGACGTGCGCGTCTCCTGGGGCGGCCCGGCGGAACCGGAGCACCGGCCCGGGGGGATCTCCCTGGCCCGGCCCGCGCCCGCCGCGGCTCCCGCGGCTCCCTCCGCCCCCGCCCGGCAGCTTCCGGCGCAGGCCGCGGCGGAGAGCGGGGGCGTCCTCTCGGCCCGCCCGCCGGCCTGGCCCGACGCCCCGGGGGCCGGCGCCTCGGGTCTCACCTCCAGCTGGCCGGAGGCCGCCCCGTCCGCTCCTCGGGCGCGGAGCGCGCCGCGGCCCGTGGCGTCACCCGAGGTACGCGGCCCGGCCCATCCGGCCCACCCCCACCCGGCCCCGTCCGAGGCCGAGCCGTACGGCGGGTGGCCCCCCTCGGCCCCCTCGGCCCCGTCCCCCACGGCAGCCCCTTCGGCCCCGCCGGCCCCCTCGGCGTTCGAGCCGCGGGATGCCGGCCGGAGCCCCGTGAGCGCTCCGGCGCCCGCCCGCCCGGCCCCCGTCCGGCCCCGCCCGGAGGCGCGCGAGGCGGCGGCCGAGTCCCCGTCGCGGTCCGCGCCGCCGCCCGCGCCGCGTGCCACGGAACCCGCGGCTCCCTCGGGGTTCCAGCCCCGTGGCGCGGAGAGCGCCGCCCCCGCCGCCGCCCCCGTCCCTCCCGCGGAGGCGACCCGGGCCGTCTTCGAGGAGATGGCCGAGCGCGCCGTACGTCCCGCCGGGCTGGTCCGCCGGACCCTGGCCCGCGCCGTGGACTCCCTCGTCCTCGCCGGGGTCGCGACGGCCGTCGCGCTGCCCCTCGTACCGGAGGTGACGGCCCACGTACAGGTCAAGGTCGAGGAGGCGCGGGCGAGCGGGCGCACCACCACGGTGTGGCTGCTCGACGGCACCATCACCGGCTACCTGGGTCTGGTCCTGGCGGCCGTCCTCGTCTTCGGGGTGTTCTACGAGGCCCTGCCCACCGCACGCTGGGGTCGCACCCCGGGCAAGAAGCTGTTCGGGGTCCGCGTGCTGGCCACCGCCACCCTGCGCCCGCCGGCCTTCGGGGCGGCCCTGCGGCGCTGGCTGGTGTACGCCCTGCTCGGCCTGCCGGGGAGCCTGTGGTGCCTGGTGGACCGCCCCCGCCGCCGGGCCTGGCACGACCGGGCCGCCGGGACGTACGTGGCCCGGTGAGCGCCGCGGCGGGGCCGTGCCGGGCCCGGCGCCGGGGGCGGTACTCCGAACGGACGCGGTCCCGTTGCGGACCCCGCGGACCCGGGTTCGACTCGGGCCATGAGTACCGACCAGCCGCCGGGCCAGCCGCCCGAGGACGACCCGTTCCTCAAGAAGCCCCAGGAACCGACGCCTCCGTCGGGCGGTTCGCCGTACGGCTCACCGCCTCCGCCCCCCGGCGGCGGCAGCCCGCCCCCGCCGCCCCCGCCCCCCGGCGGCGGGTACCCCCCGCCTCCGCCCCCGTACGGCGGCGGAGGCGACCCGTACGGCGGGGGAGGCGGCTACGGCATGCCCGATCCGCTCGCCGGGATGCCCCCGCTCGCCGACTTCGGCAGGCGGCTCACGGCGCGCATCATCGACGTGTTCATCGTCGGGGTGCCGCTGTTCCTCATCCAGCTGGCGTTCGGCAGGAACCGGTACATGGTCGACACGGACAGGGGGGAGGACGTCAGCGAGGTCATCACGAAGTCGTACAACGGCTCGGGCCTGGTGTGGACGCTCGTCTCGATCATCGCGTACGTCGGCTACGACTGGTGGCTCACCAAGCAGAGCGGCCGAACGGTCGGCAAGAAGGTCATGGGCCTGCGCGTCGCGATGCTGAACGACGGCAGCGTGCCCCCGTCGAACGCCTCGCTCGGCCGCGCCGCCGTGCTCTGGATCCCGACCCTGGTGTGCTGCTTCTGCCTGTGGCCGCTCGCGCTGATCGTGTCGATGCTCGTCGACAAACCGTACCGGCAGGGCCTGCACGACAAGGTGGCCAAGACCGTGGTGGTCAAGACGACTTAGACGAGTACGCCTACGCGTACGCCTACGCGTACGCGCACGGGTCCGCGCGGGCGGCCGTCCCTCCGGGGGTGGCCGCCCGCTCCGGTGTTCCCGCTCAGAGGTGGACGGGGTGCTCGGCGGGGGCCGTTCGCGGTTCGGGCACCCGGTGGGCGTCCGGGGCGGTGGCGGTGGCGGCCGCCTGCCCCGTCCGCCCGGCGGCGTGCCGGCCGCGCCGGCGCGGCTGCGGCACGGTGAGGGCGACCAGCAGCCCCAGGGCGAGCGCGGCCGCGGAGATGACGGCGACGCCGAGCCCCGTGCTCGTCTGCGAGAGCAGCAGCATGGCGATCGTCGACACGATGACGGTGGCGGACCCGTAGGCGAGCTGTGCGGCAGTCGGACGCGGCATGGCGTGTTCCGTCCTCAAGGCGGGGAGGGGGAGTCGGCTCGACCGGTCGCGCGTCAAGTGACTCCAGGACGGGATGCCCGAGCCGCACCGGAAGTAAGCGTGACCTTACCCACGGTGTCGCAGCACGGGGGGCGCACGGGCTCTCGTGATGCGCCGTCACCGGCCTCCGTGGAGCGCCCTTCGCCCTGGATGACCCCCGTTGGCGACGGAACGTCCGAATAGCGGAACTCCTTGACCGCATAGTGCAGTTGTAAGGAAGAAGTCAAGGTCTGTCTTTTCTTTAGACTCTCCGGTCAAATGTCGTCACTTGAGACGCGCGCCGCGCGGAACCCCCCGCTCCTATGGAGACGTTCCGACCTACGTTGCGGCCGCGGGAGGGGAACGACATCAAGTGACCGGCAATTCCGTCAGACGACGCACCCTGCGCACCCTGGCCATCGGTGTGACCATGGCCGCCTGCGCGACCAGCGCCACCTTCTTCACCGTCACCGCGGCCCAGGCCGAGGACAAGGGCCCGGGCGTCTCGGCTTCCGACCGGCAGGACCCGACCGCTCCTGCCAAGCTCGTCGACCACGACCTCAAGGGGCCGTTCAGCGAGCAGCAGGCGAAGCAGAAGAAGGCCGCCCTGGAGCAGGTGCTGAGCGGCAAGAAGGACGTCGAGCAGCGCGGCGCCTCGAAGGTCGTCAAGCTCGACGACAAGAAGTACGTCGAGCTCGGCCGCGAGAAGACCGACAAGATCTTCACGATCCTCGTCGAGTTCGGCGACCAGGTCGACAACACGACCATGTTCGACCCGGACGGCCCCGACGGCCCGAAGCCGCCCGCGCCGAAGTACGGCGGCACCCCCGGCCCGCTGCACAACCAGATCGCGCAGCCTGACCGCGCGAACAACAACAGCACGGCCTGGCAGAAGGACTACAGCCGCCAGCACTTCCAGGACCTGTACTTCGGTACCGGCCAGGGCAAGGACTCGCTGAAGACCTACTACGAGAAGACCTCCTCGGGCCGCTACTCCGTCGACGGCCAGGTCGCCGACTGGGTCAAGATCCCGTACAACGAGGCCCGTTACGGCTCGAACTACTGCGGCCAGACCAACTGCTCCAACGTGTGGGACACCGTCAAGGACGGCGTCAACGCGTGGGTGGAGGCCCAGAAGAAGGCCGGCAAGACCGACGCCGAGATCAAGGCCACGCTGGCGCAGTACGACCAGTGGGACCGCAACGACTACGACGGCGACGGCAACTTCAACGAGCCCGACGGCTACATCGACCACTTCCAGATCGTCCACGCGGGCGAGGACGAGTCGGCCGGCGGCGGCGTGCAGGGCACCAACGCGCTGTGGGCGCACCGCTGGTACGCGTACGGCACCGACGCCGGCAAGACCGGCCCGGCGAACAACAAGGCCGGCGGTACCCAGATCGGTGACACCGGCATCTGGGTCGGCGACTACACGATGCAGCCGGAGAACGGCGGCCTCGGCGTCTTCGCGCACGAGTACGGCCACGACCTCGGTCTGCCGGACCTCTACGACACCTCCGGCGGCGGCGACAACTCCGTCGGCTTCTGGTCCCTGATGTCGGCCGGCTCCTGGCTCGGCGACGGCAAGGAGTCCATAGGCAACGTCCCCGGCGACATGACCGCCTGGGACAAGCTGCAGCTGGGCTGGCTGAACTTCGACAAGGCCAAGGCCGCGACGAAGTCCACCCACAAGCTGGGTGTGTCGGCGTACAACACCAAGGACAAGCAGGCGCTGCTCGTCGAGCTGCCGAAGAAGCAGGTCAAGACCGACATCGTCGCTCCCGCCGAGGGTTCCTCGCAGTGGTGGAGCAACATGGGTGACGACCTGAAGAACACCCTCACCCGCTCCGTCGACCTGACGGGCAAGAAGTCCGCCGCCCTTTCCCTCAAGGGCTGGTGGGACATCGAGCAGGACTACGACTTCCTCTACACCGAGGTGTCCACGGACGGCGGCGCCACCTGGACCGCGGTGGCCGGCACCGCCGACGGTGCGGCCATCCCGAACGACGCCTCCGGCAGCCCGTCGCTGACCGGTGTCTCCGGCGCCTGGAAGTCCCTGAACTTCCCGCTCGACGCCTACGCGGGCAAGAAGGTCGACATCCGCTTCCGCTACCAGACGGACGGCGGCGCGGGCGGCAAGGGCTTCGCCGCCGACGCCCTCAACCTGACCGCGGACGGCGCCACCGTCTTCGCCGACGGTGCCGAGAACGGCGACAACGGCTGGACCGCCAAGGGCTTCTCCCGCCAGGGCGCCGGCTTCACCAAGGAGTACGCGCAGTACTACCTGGCCGAGAACCGCCGCTACGTCTCGTACGACTCGACCCTCAAGGTCGGCCCGTACAACTTCGGCTTCGCCAACACCAAGCCGGGCTGGGTCGAGCACTACCCGTACCAGGACGGCCTGCTGCTGTGGCTCTGGGACACCTCCCAGAAGGACAACAACACCAGCCAGCACCCGGGCTCCGGTCTGATCCTGCCGATCGACGCCAACGCCAAGCCGATGAAGTGGTCGGACGGCACCCTGCTGCGGAACAAGATCCAGCCGTACGACGCCCCGTTCAGCGCCTACTCGACGGACGCGTTCACGCTGCACAAGAACGGTGAGGCGCTCTTCGTCAAGCCGAAGCCGGCCCAGCTGGTCTTCGACGACCACAAGGGCAAGTACTGGTACGAGGAGAACCCGACCGGTTCGGTGAAGGTCACTGACACCAACACCAAGATCAAGATCGCGAAGGAGACCTACGACGGCCTCCAGATGACGGTCGAGGTCGGCCCCGCCGCCAAGTAACTCGGTAAAACTGCAGGTCACAGCATGATCGGCCGTCGCCCTCTAGCGGGCGGCGGCCGATCGCGTTTAGATGCGGGTGCGAGTTTTCTTATTGACGGGGGAGCTGAAGATCATGCCAGGTGGAGGTTTCGTCAGACTGCCGGGCGGCAGCGTGGTGGTCGCGCTGACGCTGCCGCGGCCGACCGGAGAGGGCGGGAACGTCCGCGTGCTGGTGCACGCCGCGAACCGGGCCCGCGCCCTGACCAGGCTGCGGAACCTCGGCATGCGGGCCGTCTACCTGCGCGGCAACGCCCAGCCGCCCACCCCGGACGAGGTCACGGCCGTCCTCCACCACCCCGACGGCCTGCTGTGGCGCTGCGCACCGGACCGCGCCACGGAGCTCTGGCACCCGATCCGCGCCCTCCTGGGCAACGCCTAGCCGCGGCCGCGCGGGGCCGCAGGAGGGCCGAGGCCGCCGCCGGGGGCCCTGCCGGGGCCTCGCCGGGCCCCTGCCGGGCCCCGGCGGCCCCGGGTCAGCGAAGGCCCGGGGCGTCGCCCACGAGGGCCACGCCCGCCGTGCGCAGGTCGTCCAGCGCCCGGGTGGTGGTGTGGGGGGCCACGGCGGCCGTGAGGTCCAGCAGGACGCGGGTGGCGAACCCGGCACGGGCCGCGTCGAGGGCGGTGGCCTTCACGCAGTGGTCGGTGGCGATGCCGACCACGTCGACCTCGCTCACCATGCGCTCGCGGAGCCAGTCCGCGAGCGTCACGCCGTTCTCGTCGGCCCCCTCGAAACCGCTGTACGCGGCCTCGTGGGCGCCCTTGTCGAAGACGGCGGCGACCGCGCCGGAGGCGACGGCCGGGGCGAAGTTCGGGTGGAAGCCGACGCCCTCGGTCCCGGCGACGCAGTGCACCGGCCAGGAGGTCTCGAAGTCGGGCTCGGCCGGGGGGCGCGCGAAGTGCGGACCGGGGTCGACGTGGTGGTCCCGGGTGGCGACCACGTGCCGGTAGCCGGCGGTGCTCTGCCCGATCAGCTCGGTGATCGCGGCGGCGACGTCGGCCCCGCCGGTGACGGCGAGGCTGCCGCCCTCGCAGAAGTCGTTCTGTACGTCGACGACGATCAGTGCGCGGTGCATGTCACGTGCCTTTCGGCTGGTTGGTGTGCGGCGGGCCCTGCGGGGGCTCTTGCCCCGCCCCGCCCCTACCCGAAACGGGCCCCCGCCCGCTCCGTCCGGCGGCTCAGAGGTACTCCGTCGGGATCACGGCCTCGCCGCGGGAGAGCTGCGTCGCCGAGAGGGGCAGTGCGGCGCGGGCCGCCAGGTGGCGGTCGCGGGCGGCCTCCAGGGGCTCGCGGGCGACCACCTCGCCCGCCTTGACGAGCTGGGTCAGCAGCTGGTGGTCGGCCAGGGCGGCCGGCACCGGGCCGGTGCCGACGACCTCGGCCTCGGCGATCCCGTCCGCGTCCACCCGGCGCGCGGCCCACTTGCGCCCGCCGATGGAGGTCTTGCCGCCGGAGGACTTCTTCGCCACCGGGGCCAGGGCGGCCTTCGGGTCGGCGGAGACCGCCCTGGCGACCAGCTTGTAGACCATCGAGCACGTCGGGTGCCCGCTGCCCGTCACCAGCTGGGTGCCGACCCCGTACGCGTCCACCGGCGCCGCCGCCAGCGAGGCGATGGCGTACTCGTCCAGGTCCGAGGTGACCACGATCCGCGTGTTCACCGCGCCGAGCTCGTCCAGCTGCTGGCGCACCCGGTGCGCGACCAGCAGCAGGTCGCCGGAGTCGATCCGGACGGCGCCCAGGCCGGTGCCCGCCACCTCCACGGCGGTGCGGACGGCCTCGGCCACGTCGTAGGTGTCCACCAGCAGGGTGGTGCCCCGGCCCAGCGAGGCCACCTGGGCGGTGAACGCGTCCCGCTCGCTGTCGTGCACGAGGGTGAAGGCGTGCGCGCTGGTGCCGACCGTCGGGATCCCGTACCGGAAGCCGGCCGCCAGGTCGGAGGTGGAGGCGAAGCCGCCCACGTACGCCGCCCGCGCCGAGGCGACGGCGGCCAGCTCGTGGGTGCGCCGTGCGCCCATCTCGATCAGCGGCCGCCCGCCGGCGGCGGAGGCC
Protein-coding sequences here:
- a CDS encoding RDD family protein, with the translated sequence MTASPGDGERAAREGYYPDPSIPGYVRYWNGAAWVPGTSRPAASVAPAPTPAAAPAPAAAFASASASASAPAPASASASVSGPAPVDETGPVFLDETSATEALTGPRTGVGPGLGAGPGAVPGPGPDCDPAGWQADPLHQAGFGGPRDVRVSWGGPAEPEHRPGGISLARPAPAAAPAAPSAPARQLPAQAAAESGGVLSARPPAWPDAPGAGASGLTSSWPEAAPSAPRARSAPRPVASPEVRGPAHPAHPHPAPSEAEPYGGWPPSAPSAPSPTAAPSAPPAPSAFEPRDAGRSPVSAPAPARPAPVRPRPEAREAAAESPSRSAPPPAPRATEPAAPSGFQPRGAESAAPAAAPVPPAEATRAVFEEMAERAVRPAGLVRRTLARAVDSLVLAGVATAVALPLVPEVTAHVQVKVEEARASGRTTTVWLLDGTITGYLGLVLAAVLVFGVFYEALPTARWGRTPGKKLFGVRVLATATLRPPAFGAALRRWLVYALLGLPGSLWCLVDRPRRRAWHDRAAGTYVAR
- a CDS encoding nicotinate phosphoribosyltransferase — protein: MNPADLGLPVDVPSTALFTDHYELTMLQAALANGTADRRSVFEVFTRRLPEGRRYGVVAGTGRVLDAVENFRFDGAVLEFLRERAVVDMRTLDWLASYRFSGDIWGYPEGEVYFPGSPLLRVEGSFAECVLLETVILSILNHDSAIAAAASRMASAAGGRPLIEMGARRTHELAAVASARAAYVGGFASTSDLAAGFRYGIPTVGTSAHAFTLVHDSERDAFTAQVASLGRGTTLLVDTYDVAEAVRTAVEVAGTGLGAVRIDSGDLLLVAHRVRQQLDELGAVNTRIVVTSDLDEYAIASLAAAPVDAYGVGTQLVTGSGHPTCSMVYKLVARAVSADPKAALAPVAKKSSGGKTSIGGRKWAARRVDADGIAEAEVVGTGPVPAALADHQLLTQLVKAGEVVAREPLEAARDRHLAARAALPLSATQLSRGEAVIPTEYL
- a CDS encoding RDD family protein; amino-acid sequence: MSTDQPPGQPPEDDPFLKKPQEPTPPSGGSPYGSPPPPPGGGSPPPPPPPPGGGYPPPPPPYGGGGDPYGGGGGYGMPDPLAGMPPLADFGRRLTARIIDVFIVGVPLFLIQLAFGRNRYMVDTDRGEDVSEVITKSYNGSGLVWTLVSIIAYVGYDWWLTKQSGRTVGKKVMGLRVAMLNDGSVPPSNASLGRAAVLWIPTLVCCFCLWPLALIVSMLVDKPYRQGLHDKVAKTVVVKTT
- a CDS encoding isochorismatase family protein: MHRALIVVDVQNDFCEGGSLAVTGGADVAAAITELIGQSTAGYRHVVATRDHHVDPGPHFARPPAEPDFETSWPVHCVAGTEGVGFHPNFAPAVASGAVAAVFDKGAHEAAYSGFEGADENGVTLADWLRERMVSEVDVVGIATDHCVKATALDAARAGFATRVLLDLTAAVAPHTTTRALDDLRTAGVALVGDAPGLR
- a CDS encoding immune inhibitor A domain-containing protein, giving the protein MAACATSATFFTVTAAQAEDKGPGVSASDRQDPTAPAKLVDHDLKGPFSEQQAKQKKAALEQVLSGKKDVEQRGASKVVKLDDKKYVELGREKTDKIFTILVEFGDQVDNTTMFDPDGPDGPKPPAPKYGGTPGPLHNQIAQPDRANNNSTAWQKDYSRQHFQDLYFGTGQGKDSLKTYYEKTSSGRYSVDGQVADWVKIPYNEARYGSNYCGQTNCSNVWDTVKDGVNAWVEAQKKAGKTDAEIKATLAQYDQWDRNDYDGDGNFNEPDGYIDHFQIVHAGEDESAGGGVQGTNALWAHRWYAYGTDAGKTGPANNKAGGTQIGDTGIWVGDYTMQPENGGLGVFAHEYGHDLGLPDLYDTSGGGDNSVGFWSLMSAGSWLGDGKESIGNVPGDMTAWDKLQLGWLNFDKAKAATKSTHKLGVSAYNTKDKQALLVELPKKQVKTDIVAPAEGSSQWWSNMGDDLKNTLTRSVDLTGKKSAALSLKGWWDIEQDYDFLYTEVSTDGGATWTAVAGTADGAAIPNDASGSPSLTGVSGAWKSLNFPLDAYAGKKVDIRFRYQTDGGAGGKGFAADALNLTADGATVFADGAENGDNGWTAKGFSRQGAGFTKEYAQYYLAENRRYVSYDSTLKVGPYNFGFANTKPGWVEHYPYQDGLLLWLWDTSQKDNNTSQHPGSGLILPIDANAKPMKWSDGTLLRNKIQPYDAPFSAYSTDAFTLHKNGEALFVKPKPAQLVFDDHKGKYWYEENPTGSVKVTDTNTKIKIAKETYDGLQMTVEVGPAAK